One Keratinibaculum paraultunense genomic window carries:
- a CDS encoding M1 family metallopeptidase: MNKNKCIIIILIITLTFITSSCTKKVEENPTLIVDDYNGIDINKIPYYKIEVELDVDNKTYTAKQKVDYINSSKDELKNIYFHLYPNAYKSVETAPVLFDNVSFTEEDFEPGYIEINNILIDKKPVMFHIEGIDDTILKIDLPFVLKPDEKVEIYLEYNVKLPLNVDRFGYGEEIFNFGNWYPIACVYDDKGWNLDPFYDIGDPFYSNIGNYDVIITVPKDFVVASTGNIIHEKVKKDEKIYTIEGKLIRDFAWVASSKFKITEKDINGTTVKLYSLEEKREMENFALKVGVDAINIFNSIFGKYPYGQYSIVMTEFPTGMEYPTIVFIGKDYFTSNSKDILETVIVHETAHQWWYGVVGNDQIDEAWLDESFATYSEVIYIDEKYGEKVAKEYYNYYCKNNYEYGKFLITKDEIINKPLDQFKDWDDYGLLVYSKGAMFLNEIEEDFGKEILYDILNKYYNTYKFHNATTEDFIKTCEEVTGTSFDERIDKWLYGKN; the protein is encoded by the coding sequence ACTTTTATTACAAGTAGTTGTACTAAAAAAGTAGAAGAAAATCCCACTTTAATAGTTGATGATTACAATGGCATAGACATAAATAAAATACCTTACTACAAAATAGAAGTAGAATTGGATGTGGATAATAAAACTTATACAGCTAAGCAGAAGGTAGACTATATAAATTCTTCAAAAGATGAATTAAAAAATATATATTTTCATCTATATCCTAATGCATATAAATCAGTTGAAACTGCTCCTGTATTATTTGACAATGTATCCTTTACTGAAGAAGATTTTGAACCAGGGTATATAGAAATAAATAATATTTTAATTGATAAAAAACCAGTAATGTTTCATATAGAAGGTATAGACGATACTATATTAAAGATAGACTTACCCTTTGTATTAAAACCAGATGAGAAGGTGGAAATATATTTAGAATATAATGTAAAGCTACCTTTAAATGTGGATAGATTTGGATATGGAGAAGAAATATTTAATTTTGGGAATTGGTATCCTATAGCTTGTGTATATGACGATAAAGGGTGGAATTTGGACCCATTTTATGATATAGGAGATCCTTTTTATAGCAATATAGGTAATTATGATGTGATTATTACAGTACCAAAGGATTTTGTTGTAGCCTCCACTGGAAATATAATACATGAAAAAGTAAAAAAGGATGAGAAAATTTATACAATAGAAGGTAAATTAATAAGGGATTTTGCTTGGGTAGCTAGTTCTAAATTTAAAATAACAGAAAAAGATATAAATGGTACAACAGTAAAACTATATTCTTTAGAAGAAAAGAGAGAAATGGAAAACTTTGCATTAAAAGTGGGCGTGGATGCCATAAATATATTCAATAGTATATTTGGTAAATATCCTTATGGTCAATATTCCATAGTTATGACAGAATTTCCTACAGGTATGGAGTATCCAACAATAGTATTTATAGGTAAAGATTACTTTACTTCTAATTCTAAGGATATTTTAGAAACTGTAATAGTTCATGAAACTGCTCATCAATGGTGGTATGGAGTGGTTGGAAATGATCAAATAGATGAAGCTTGGTTAGATGAATCTTTTGCAACCTATTCAGAAGTAATTTATATTGATGAAAAATATGGTGAAAAAGTAGCTAAAGAGTATTATAATTATTATTGCAAGAACAATTATGAATATGGGAAATTTCTTATAACTAAAGATGAAATAATCAATAAGCCTTTAGATCAATTTAAAGATTGGGATGATTATGGACTTTTGGTGTATTCAAAAGGTGCTATGTTTTTAAATGAAATAGAGGAGGATTTTGGTAAAGAAATATTGTATGATATATTAAATAAATATTATAACACTTATAAATTTCATAATGCGACAACTGAGGATTTTATAAAAACATGTGAAGAAGTAACAGGAACCTCTTTTGATGAGAGAATTGATAAGTGGCTCTATGGCAAAAACTAA
- a CDS encoding D-alanyl-D-alanine carboxypeptidase family protein: MNKKFTRTFLLSLLFIFIINSATFASINIEDEVSAYLLGNFETGEILEGYNIHEPMEVASITKIMTYLVVMEEVEKGSISLYDKICIDDDITRIKGSSLNLKKGEIFSVEDLIKASIVVSANDATYALAKHTAGTEGAFVRMMNEKARELGLDTAIFFNSTGLPEAGLQNMMSPKEIFILSRYVINKFPQILSLATIPEINIPWRNYRKENTNPLLKEIEGIDGLKTGFTNKAGYCLVSTIKVSVCDEKHKDFRLIGIIMGTESEQKRKEIGKKLIQYGLDNYSNRIIAYKSVPLDVVYVPKSRDKYIEVYPSDDYSIIAKIGDNLDIDIKIDENIKFPLKELDKIGKMIIYKNGQAVDELNLVVHEEVKKERLFLAVFRYIKDLLSAISSRIVTG; this comes from the coding sequence ATGAATAAAAAATTTACTAGGACTTTTTTATTATCTTTACTATTTATATTTATTATCAATTCAGCTACATTTGCCTCAATTAATATTGAAGATGAGGTATCTGCTTATTTATTGGGAAATTTTGAAACAGGAGAAATATTAGAGGGATACAATATACATGAACCGATGGAAGTAGCTAGTATCACTAAAATTATGACCTATTTAGTAGTTATGGAAGAAGTAGAGAAGGGAAGTATTTCTTTATATGATAAAATATGTATAGATGATGATATTACTAGAATTAAAGGTTCTAGTTTGAATTTAAAAAAAGGGGAGATATTTTCAGTAGAGGATTTAATAAAAGCTTCAATAGTGGTATCAGCTAATGATGCTACTTATGCCCTTGCAAAGCACACAGCAGGAACAGAAGGGGCTTTTGTAAGAATGATGAATGAAAAAGCACGGGAATTAGGTTTAGATACTGCTATATTTTTTAACTCTACCGGTTTACCAGAGGCAGGACTTCAAAATATGATGAGTCCCAAGGAGATATTTATATTATCAAGATATGTAATAAATAAATTTCCTCAAATTTTATCCTTAGCAACCATTCCTGAAATAAATATTCCTTGGAGAAATTATAGGAAAGAAAATACTAATCCTTTACTAAAGGAAATAGAAGGAATAGATGGATTAAAAACTGGTTTTACCAATAAAGCTGGATATTGTTTAGTATCTACTATTAAAGTTTCTGTTTGTGATGAAAAGCATAAAGATTTTCGACTTATAGGCATAATAATGGGTACGGAAAGTGAACAGAAAAGGAAAGAAATAGGGAAAAAATTAATTCAATATGGCTTAGACAATTATTCTAATAGAATTATAGCATATAAAAGTGTGCCATTAGATGTTGTATATGTGCCAAAGAGTAGAGATAAATATATAGAAGTGTATCCTTCAGATGATTATAGCATTATAGCTAAAATTGGAGATAATTTGGATATAGATATTAAAATAGATGAGAATATAAAATTCCCATTGAAAGAATTAGATAAAATAGGAAAAATGATCATATATAAAAATGGACAAGCAGTAGATGAATTAAACCTAGTAGTTCATGAAGAAGTAAAGAAAGAAAGACTTTTTTTAGCTGTGTTTAGATATATAAAAGATTTACTTTCTGCAATATCGTCTAGAATAGTAACAGGATGA
- the tadA gene encoding tRNA adenosine(34) deaminase TadA, with translation MDEIYMSLALEEAYKAFSTYEVPIGAVIVHEGKIVGRGYNKRESTKDPTAHAEIIAIKEASKYLGGWRLTGTTIYVTLEPCAMCAGAIINSRIDRVVIGAKDPKGGACGSVINVLDNPKFNHRPEVKFGILEDKCSNIITNFFKQIRKNK, from the coding sequence ATGGATGAAATATATATGAGTCTAGCACTTGAAGAAGCATATAAAGCTTTTAGCACCTATGAAGTACCTATAGGTGCTGTTATTGTACATGAAGGCAAAATAGTTGGAAGGGGATATAATAAAAGAGAAAGTACTAAGGATCCAACAGCTCATGCAGAAATTATAGCTATAAAAGAGGCTAGTAAGTATTTGGGAGGATGGAGGCTCACAGGTACTACCATTTATGTAACTTTAGAGCCTTGTGCTATGTGTGCTGGGGCTATAATTAATTCTCGAATAGATAGGGTAGTAATAGGAGCAAAAGATCCTAAGGGAGGAGCATGTGGCTCTGTAATTAATGTACTGGATAATCCTAAATTTAATCATAGACCAGAAGTAAAATTTGGGATATTAGAGGACAAATGTAGCAATATAATAACCAATTTTTTTAAACAGATTAGAAAGAATAAATAG
- the cobT gene encoding nicotinate-nucleotide--dimethylbenzimidazole phosphoribosyltransferase translates to MELLKETLKAINSPNEKAKKIAKERLDSLAKPIGSLGKLEEIVIKMAGITGKAHNKIEKRNIVVMCADNGVVEEGVSACPQEFTMILTENMIKGLTGVSVLSKMTNTDLTVVDIGLNGDIDYPGILKRKINYGTKNFTREPSMTYEEAIKAIETGIEIGDNLYSKGYKILGTGELGIGNTTTSAAILSAFTGLGPEITSGKGAGLTEEQYNLKKEAIRKGIEINKPDKKDPIDVIAKVGGFDIAGMCGLFLSAAKNKKPIVMDGFISSAAALCAIRLNPLVKEYIFPSHLSKEPGAICMMKEIGLSPMLNLEMRLGEGSGCPLAFQIIDAALYIMDNMATFEEASIDSKVLIDIREEKNR, encoded by the coding sequence ATGGAATTACTTAAGGAAACATTAAAGGCAATAAATTCTCCAAATGAAAAGGCTAAAAAAATAGCGAAAGAGCGATTAGACAGTTTAGCAAAGCCTATAGGAAGTCTTGGAAAATTAGAAGAGATAGTTATAAAAATGGCTGGAATTACAGGGAAAGCACATAATAAAATAGAAAAAAGAAATATAGTAGTAATGTGTGCTGACAATGGAGTGGTAGAAGAAGGAGTAAGTGCTTGTCCTCAAGAATTCACCATGATTTTAACTGAAAATATGATAAAAGGGCTTACAGGAGTATCTGTTCTATCCAAGATGACTAATACGGACTTAACTGTAGTGGACATTGGCTTAAATGGAGATATAGATTATCCTGGAATATTAAAACGGAAGATAAATTATGGAACTAAAAATTTTACAAGAGAACCAAGTATGACATATGAAGAAGCAATTAAGGCAATTGAAACAGGGATAGAAATTGGAGATAATCTCTATAGCAAAGGATATAAAATATTAGGGACTGGAGAGTTAGGTATTGGCAATACTACTACTTCAGCTGCAATTTTAAGTGCTTTTACTGGATTAGGACCAGAGATTACTAGTGGTAAAGGTGCAGGTCTTACAGAGGAACAATATAATTTAAAAAAAGAGGCAATAAGAAAAGGGATAGAGATAAATAAACCTGATAAGAAGGATCCTATAGATGTAATTGCAAAAGTTGGTGGTTTTGATATAGCTGGTATGTGTGGACTCTTTTTATCAGCAGCAAAAAACAAAAAACCCATAGTTATGGATGGTTTTATATCCTCAGCAGCAGCATTATGTGCTATAAGATTAAATCCATTAGTAAAGGAATATATATTTCCATCTCATTTATCAAAAGAGCCCGGGGCTATATGTATGATGAAAGAGATAGGACTTAGCCCTATGTTGAATTTAGAAATGAGACTAGGAGAAGGTTCTGGTTGTCCACTAGCATTTCAAATAATAGATGCAGCTTTGTATATCATGGATAATATGGCTACTTTTGAAGAAGCTTCTATCGACAGTAAAGTTTTAATAGATATTAGAGAAGAAAAAAATAGGTGA
- the cobU gene encoding bifunctional adenosylcobinamide kinase/adenosylcobinamide-phosphate guanylyltransferase, whose protein sequence is MIILVTGGARSGKSTFAENLYKDEKDVVYIATSKIWDKEMEERVKLHKKNRPSCWRTYEGNYSLVNALGIEKNYLLDCITVLTSNIMYDMTKGKKYIDYQLQNKVENKIYEEIYSLIKAVEAKGYNLVLVTNEVGYSLVPDNHVGRVFRDIQGRINQRIATLSHEVYLVCCGIPVKIK, encoded by the coding sequence ATGATAATATTAGTTACTGGTGGAGCAAGAAGTGGTAAAAGTACTTTTGCAGAAAACTTATATAAAGATGAAAAAGATGTAGTATATATAGCTACATCTAAAATATGGGATAAGGAAATGGAAGAAAGAGTTAAATTACATAAAAAGAATCGACCATCTTGTTGGCGAACTTATGAAGGTAATTATTCATTAGTCAATGCTTTAGGAATAGAAAAAAATTATTTATTGGATTGTATAACAGTGCTTACTTCAAATATAATGTATGATATGACTAAAGGAAAGAAATATATAGATTATCAATTACAAAACAAAGTAGAAAATAAAATATATGAAGAAATATATTCCTTGATAAAAGCTGTAGAAGCTAAAGGATATAATTTGGTGTTGGTAACTAATGAAGTTGGTTATTCTTTAGTTCCAGATAATCATGTAGGTAGAGTGTTTAGAGATATTCAGGGGAGGATAAACCAAAGGATAGCAACACTATCTCATGAGGTTTATTTGGTATGTTGTGGAATACCAGTGAAGATAAAATGA
- the cobS gene encoding adenosylcobinamide-GDP ribazoletransferase, with the protein MLWNTSEDKMIDGLILAIQFLTRLPIKKSVEFNKTNLSKSTFFFPLVGVIIGSIGSLCFYMFSHLNEYIGTFFALVSMIALTGGLHLDGLSDTCDGFFSYRDKDRVLEIMKDSRIGTFGVIAIVLDIFLKYILIFSIQENIFLILALSYGNSRLVISYIMSTKKVSRKGGIGDMFHRSNPKKFAFMGGIIYIILLLLINPIYLIPLGLSFLAAEIMAKLSYKKIDGFTGDVYGATIEIAEIVSLMTFLEVIKWI; encoded by the coding sequence ATGTTGTGGAATACCAGTGAAGATAAAATGATAGATGGATTAATATTGGCCATACAATTTTTAACACGATTACCCATAAAAAAATCTGTAGAATTTAATAAAACAAATTTATCAAAGAGTACTTTTTTCTTTCCATTAGTAGGTGTGATAATTGGGAGCATTGGGAGTCTTTGCTTTTATATGTTTTCTCATTTAAACGAATACATTGGAACTTTTTTTGCGTTAGTATCCATGATAGCATTAACAGGGGGTCTTCACTTAGATGGATTATCTGATACTTGTGATGGCTTTTTCTCGTATAGAGATAAGGACAGGGTTCTTGAAATAATGAAGGATAGTCGTATAGGGACTTTTGGTGTTATAGCCATAGTACTTGATATTTTTTTAAAATATATTCTTATATTTAGTATCCAAGAAAATATTTTTTTGATATTAGCTTTATCCTATGGAAATAGTCGATTAGTAATATCCTATATAATGTCTACAAAGAAAGTTAGCAGAAAAGGTGGCATAGGAGATATGTTCCATAGAAGTAATCCTAAAAAATTTGCTTTTATGGGAGGGATTATATATATTATATTACTTTTATTAATTAATCCAATATATTTAATCCCTCTTGGACTTTCGTTTTTGGCAGCTGAAATAATGGCTAAATTAAGCTATAAAAAGATAGACGGCTTTACTGGAGATGTATATGGAGCTACCATAGAAATAGCAGAAATAGTATCCTTGATGACATTTTTGGAGGTGATTAAGTGGATATAA
- a CDS encoding histidine phosphatase family protein, with product MDIILIRHGQTENNVEGIFSTKSTRLTEKGREQIRKAKIYLDTLSFDKVYVSPLYRAIETMEILELDGEKEERIKEVDFGLFEGNTYEVIKEKFPEEAKQWNEDYINYVTPKGESIKLAYERVTSFLEELSKKDKNVVLVCHDGVIRIALSWVFDNVNYFFKFKVENGSINIISVDEYGFKYINKTNYTVCDIK from the coding sequence GTGGATATAATATTGATAAGACATGGACAAACAGAAAATAATGTAGAAGGAATATTTAGTACTAAAAGCACTAGATTGACGGAAAAAGGAAGAGAACAGATAAGAAAGGCTAAGATATATTTGGACACTTTATCCTTTGATAAGGTATATGTAAGTCCGTTATATAGAGCTATTGAAACTATGGAAATTTTAGAATTAGATGGGGAAAAAGAAGAAAGGATAAAAGAAGTAGATTTTGGGTTATTTGAAGGAAATACTTATGAAGTTATTAAAGAAAAGTTTCCAGAAGAAGCAAAGCAGTGGAATGAAGATTATATAAACTATGTGACTCCTAAAGGAGAGAGTATAAAGCTTGCTTATGAAAGGGTTACATCTTTTTTAGAGGAATTATCTAAAAAAGATAAGAATGTAGTTTTAGTATGTCATGATGGAGTTATAAGGATTGCTTTAAGTTGGGTATTTGATAATGTGAATTATTTTTTTAAATTCAAAGTGGAAAATGGTAGTATAAACATAATTTCCGTAGATGAATATGGATTTAAATACATTAATAAAACAAATTATACTGTGTGTGATATAAAGTAA
- a CDS encoding Hsp20/alpha crystallin family protein, protein MFGITPYRGFGSRLPREFKGDFLDTLFDSMLEEFDDTYNPIRVDIKERDKEYILEAEIPGVDKDDITLEIKDDILTLAVERKEEIDEEKENYIRKERRYGSFRRSFYIDDVDQDKIKAKFKNGVLKVKLPKKKTTSKENKIPIE, encoded by the coding sequence ATGTTTGGAATTACACCTTATAGAGGATTTGGAAGCAGGTTACCAAGAGAATTTAAAGGAGATTTTTTAGATACTTTATTTGATTCTATGTTAGAGGAATTTGATGATACTTATAATCCAATAAGAGTAGATATAAAAGAAAGAGATAAGGAATATATACTCGAAGCAGAAATCCCAGGTGTAGATAAAGATGATATAACTTTAGAAATAAAAGATGATATATTGACATTAGCTGTAGAAAGAAAAGAAGAGATAGATGAAGAAAAAGAAAATTACATTAGAAAAGAAAGAAGATATGGTTCCTTTAGGAGATCTTTCTATATAGATGATGTAGATCAAGATAAGATTAAAGCCAAATTTAAAAATGGAGTATTAAAAGTAAAATTACCTAAGAAAAAGACTACTTCAAAAGAAAATAAAATTCCAATAGAATAA
- the lysA gene encoding diaminopimelate decarboxylase has translation MKLFGTMKINELGHLEIGKCDSTDLVKKYGTPLYVMDETLIRDNCKLFKTNFTSKNIQTEIIYASKAFLTLAMCTLINEEGLSLDVVSGGELYTAIKANFPTHKIYMHGNNKTKEELTMAIKTGIGRIIVDNKCELDLIENICKAYNKKISILLRVNPGIETNTHEYIKTTKNSSKFGISIFDKDIFNIVNKLNSNKYIDFKGFHSHIGSQILNEESFYEEINVMMNFIKEVSEKCGTTIQELNLGGGFGVYYSKKDRPINLKNLLKNMLDKIKSKADEFKLPYPKIMIEPGRSIVANAGTTLYQVGCTKKTHSGKHYVFVDGGMNDNPRTALYNAQYEAAIANRMNDEKEGIYTITGRCCESGDIIAKDISLPHPNIGDIIAVSTTGAYNYSMASNYNRLPRPSVIFVKNGNSKCIVRRETYEDIIKNDLPL, from the coding sequence ATGAAACTTTTTGGCACAATGAAAATAAATGAGTTAGGTCATTTAGAAATTGGTAAATGTGATTCAACAGATTTAGTAAAAAAATATGGAACACCTTTATATGTAATGGATGAAACATTAATTAGAGATAACTGCAAACTTTTTAAAACAAATTTCACTAGTAAAAATATACAAACTGAAATTATTTATGCATCTAAAGCTTTCCTAACATTAGCTATGTGTACATTAATAAATGAAGAAGGTTTATCACTAGATGTAGTTTCAGGAGGAGAATTATATACTGCAATCAAAGCAAATTTCCCAACTCACAAAATTTATATGCATGGAAATAATAAAACTAAAGAAGAATTAACTATGGCAATAAAAACTGGCATAGGCAGAATAATTGTTGATAATAAATGTGAATTAGATTTAATTGAAAATATTTGCAAAGCATATAATAAGAAAATTTCTATATTATTACGAGTAAATCCTGGAATTGAAACCAATACGCATGAATATATAAAAACTACTAAAAATAGCTCAAAATTTGGTATTAGCATCTTTGATAAAGATATATTTAATATTGTAAATAAACTTAATTCAAATAAATATATAGATTTCAAAGGTTTTCACAGTCATATAGGTTCTCAAATTTTAAATGAAGAATCCTTCTATGAAGAGATTAACGTTATGATGAATTTTATTAAAGAAGTTTCCGAAAAATGTGGGACAACTATTCAGGAATTAAATTTAGGTGGTGGCTTTGGAGTATATTATTCAAAAAAAGATAGACCAATTAATTTAAAAAATTTACTCAAAAATATGCTAGATAAAATTAAAAGTAAAGCTGATGAATTTAAACTACCATATCCTAAAATAATGATAGAACCTGGAAGATCGATAGTTGCAAATGCTGGGACTACATTATATCAAGTAGGGTGCACTAAAAAAACACATAGTGGAAAACATTATGTATTTGTGGATGGTGGTATGAATGACAATCCAAGAACAGCTTTATATAATGCACAATATGAAGCAGCTATAGCAAATAGAATGAATGATGAAAAAGAAGGTATCTATACTATAACTGGAAGATGCTGCGAATCTGGAGATATAATTGCCAAAGATATATCTTTACCACATCCTAATATTGGAGATATTATTGCAGTTTCAACAACAGGTGCTTATAACTATAGCATGGCAAGCAATTATAACAGGCTTCCTAGACCGTCAGTGATATTTGTCAAAAATGGAAATTCTAAGTGTATTGTTCGAAGAGAAACATATGAAGATATAATAAAAAATGATCTGCCTTTATAA
- a CDS encoding nicotinate phosphoribosyltransferase, with protein sequence MTNIDWKEKKNLTMLADFYEFTMANGYLENGMEDTIAYFDMFFRSIPDGGGFAIMAGVEQLIGYLKNLKFYDEDIEYFRSKDMFSEEFLEYLKNFEFKCDVWAIPEGTPIFPGEPIVVVRGPIIQAQIIETMVLLTINHQSLIATKSNRIVRAAEGRPVMEFGSRRAQGYEGAILGARAAYIGGAVGTACTIVERDFNIPALGTMAHSWVQLFPTELEAFKAYARLYPDNCVLLVDTYNVLKSGVPNAIKAFNEEVVPRGFRPKGIRIDSGDIAYLSKEARKMLDNAGFPDCSIVASSSLDEYVIRELLRQGAQIDSFGVGERLITARSEPVFGGVYKLAAVEKNGKIIPKIKVSENVGKITTPGFKQVYRLYDKATNKAIADVITLHEEEIDDTKPYEIFHPLYTWKRKTLTNFYAKKLLVQLFDKGKCIYENPSIHEIRDYCEQQIDTLWDEVKRFENPHEYFVDLSKPLWDIKDQLLKEHGKIQKNNI encoded by the coding sequence ATGACTAATATTGATTGGAAAGAAAAGAAAAATCTAACTATGTTAGCAGATTTTTATGAGTTCACCATGGCTAATGGATATCTTGAAAATGGTATGGAAGATACAATTGCTTATTTTGATATGTTTTTCAGGTCCATTCCTGATGGTGGTGGATTTGCTATAATGGCTGGAGTAGAACAGCTAATTGGTTATCTTAAAAATTTAAAATTTTATGATGAAGATATAGAATATTTTCGTTCCAAAGATATGTTTAGTGAAGAATTTTTAGAATACCTTAAAAATTTTGAGTTTAAATGTGATGTATGGGCTATCCCTGAAGGTACCCCTATTTTCCCAGGAGAACCTATAGTTGTAGTAAGAGGACCAATAATACAAGCTCAAATTATTGAAACTATGGTATTACTAACTATTAATCACCAAAGTCTTATAGCAACAAAATCAAATCGAATAGTAAGAGCTGCAGAAGGTAGACCTGTAATGGAATTTGGCTCTAGACGTGCACAAGGATATGAAGGTGCAATTTTAGGAGCTAGGGCAGCATATATTGGAGGAGCTGTAGGAACTGCTTGTACCATAGTTGAAAGGGATTTTAATATCCCAGCATTAGGAACTATGGCTCACAGCTGGGTACAGCTATTCCCTACAGAGCTAGAAGCATTTAAAGCTTATGCAAGATTATATCCAGATAATTGCGTATTATTGGTAGATACCTATAATGTTTTAAAATCTGGCGTACCTAATGCTATTAAAGCTTTTAATGAAGAAGTAGTTCCAAGAGGATTTAGACCAAAGGGTATTAGAATAGATAGTGGCGATATAGCATATCTTTCCAAAGAAGCAAGAAAGATGTTAGACAATGCAGGATTCCCTGACTGCTCTATCGTTGCTTCTAGTAGTTTAGATGAATATGTAATAAGGGAATTATTAAGGCAAGGTGCTCAAATTGATTCTTTTGGCGTGGGAGAAAGATTAATTACTGCTAGATCAGAACCAGTTTTTGGTGGAGTGTATAAACTTGCAGCTGTCGAAAAAAATGGAAAAATAATCCCTAAAATTAAAGTTAGTGAAAATGTTGGTAAAATTACAACCCCTGGTTTTAAGCAAGTATATAGATTATATGATAAAGCTACAAATAAAGCTATTGCTGATGTTATTACATTACACGAAGAAGAAATAGATGATACTAAACCTTACGAAATATTTCATCCTCTATATACTTGGAAAAGAAAAACCTTAACTAATTTCTATGCAAAGAAATTGTTAGTTCAATTATTTGATAAGGGTAAGTGTATATATGAAAATCCTTCAATACATGAAATAAGAGATTATTGTGAACAACAAATAGACACTCTTTGGGATGAAGTTAAAAGATTTGAAAATCCCCATGAGTATTTTGTAGATTTATCCAAGCCTTTATGGGATATTAAAGATCAATTATTGAAAGAACATGGGAAAATACAAAAAAACAACATCTAA
- a CDS encoding FeoC-like transcriptional regulator: MLKKVLKEIYNSKYISKRNIAHKLNISEELVEEALIQLDRMGYIKKNDNINNCNISCNKCPYANHCNKVPLKTITITEKGKKLLKLNDGEII; the protein is encoded by the coding sequence TTGCTAAAAAAAGTGTTAAAAGAAATTTATAATTCTAAGTACATCTCTAAACGCAATATAGCCCACAAATTAAATATATCTGAAGAATTAGTCGAAGAAGCTCTAATTCAGCTAGATCGCATGGGTTATATTAAAAAAAATGATAACATAAATAATTGTAATATTAGCTGTAATAAATGTCCTTATGCTAATCATTGTAATAAAGTTCCTTTAAAAACTATTACAATTACTGAAAAAGGAAAAAAATTACTAAAATTAAATGACGGAGAGATAATATAA